Proteins from one Archocentrus centrarchus isolate MPI-CPG fArcCen1 chromosome 8, fArcCen1, whole genome shotgun sequence genomic window:
- the spns1 gene encoding protein spinster homolog 1: MSRGEPTSDSAPFFSSDSEAEGPEDQGQRPDEESASGVSRVRALLTVFILFYINLLNYMDRFTVAGVLPDIEHYFGINDGNSGLLQTVFICSYMFLAPVFGYLGDRYNRKYIMSGGITFWSLVTLASSYTPKEHFWALLLTRGLVGVGEASYSTIAPTIIADLYVKGKRTNMLSIFYFAIPVGSGLGYIVGSQVGSAAKDWHWALRVTPGLGLIAVLLLLFVVKEPNRGAIESRPENHLHHTSWIADLRALTRNCSFMLSTFGFTAVAFVTGSLALWAPTFLLRAAVFNGEKSPCNEAHCESSDSLIFGAITCITGVLGVASGVQVSRQLRKKTPRADPLVCAAGLLLSAPFLYLAIMFAQASTIATYVFIFFGETFLSMNWAIVADILLYVVVPTRRSTAEALQIVLSHLLGDAGSPYLIGAVSDSLRRNDSFLWQFRSLQLSLLLCAFVAVVGGAFFLTTALFIERDRDRAENYVPTDEPIVVPKSGRSTRVPVSSVLI, encoded by the exons ATGTCTCGAGGCGAGCCGACGTCAGACTCTGCGCCGTTCTTCTCCTCCGACAGCGAGGCGGAGGGTCCGGAGGATCAGGGTCAGCGGCCGGATGAGGAGTCGGCCAGCGGGGTGTCCCGAGTCCGGGCGTTGCTGACCGTCTTCATCCTCTTCTACATCAACCTGCTCAACTACATGGACAGGTTCACCGTGGCAG GTGTTCTCCCGGACATAGAGCACTATTTTGGGATTAATGATGGAAATTCTGGCTTACTTCAGACAG TTTTTATCTGCAGCTACATGTTCCTGGCTCCTGTGTTTGGCTACCTGGGCGACCGGTACAACAGGAAGTACATCATGAGCGGCGGCATAACATTCTGGTCTCTGGTGACACTCGCCAGCTCCTACACCCCCAAAGAG CACTTCTGGGCGCTGCTGTTGACCCGCGGCCTGGTCGGAGTCGGCGAGGCCAGCTACTCCACCATCGCTCCGACCATCATCGCCGACCTCTACGTGAAGGGGAAGAGGACCAACATGCTGTCCATCTTCTATTTTGCCATCCCTGTGGGCAG CGGCCTCGGATACATCGTCGGCTCACAGGTCGGCAGCGCGGCGAAGGACTGGCACTGGGCCCTGCGG GTGACTCCGGGTTTGGGGCTGATCgccgtgctgctgctgctgtttgtggtgAAGGAGCCTAACAGAGGAGCCATCGAGTCGCGACCCGAGAATCACCTGCACCACACCAGCTGGATCGCCGACCTGCGCGCCCTCACCAGGAA ctgcagcttcatgCTGTCCACGTTCGGCTTCACGGCGGTGGCGTTTGTGACGGGCTCGCTGGCTCTCTGGGCGCCGACGTTCCTCTTGAGAGCGGCCGTCTTCAACGGGGAGAAATCTCCCTGCAACGAGGCTCACTGTGAATCCTCAGACAG TCTGATTTTCGGGGCCATCACCTGCATCACCGGCGTGCTGGGCGTGGCCAGCGGCGTGCAGGTGAGCCGGCAGCTGAGGAAGAAGACGCCCCGAGCTGACCCGCTGGTCTGCGCTGCCGGGCTCCTCCTCTCAGCTCCGTTCCTCTACCTCGCCATCATGTTCGCTCAGGCGAGCACCATCGCCACATAC GTCTTCATTTTCTTCGGGGAGACGTTCCTGTCCATGAACTGGGCCATCGTGGCTGATATTCTTCTG tacGTCGTCGTTCCCACTCGACGTTCCACGGCCGAGGCTCTGCAGATCGTCCTCTCTCACCTGCTGGGAGACGCAGGAAGTCCGTACCTGATAGGAGCG GTgtccgactctctgaggaggaACGACTCCTTCCTCTGGCAGTTTCGGTCTCTGcagctctctctgctcctctgcgCCTTTGTGGCCGTGGTGGGCGGGGCTTTCTTCCTCACCACCGCCCTGTTCATCGAGAGGGACCGCGACCGGGCCGAGAACTACGTCCCCACAG ACGAGCCCATCGTGGTGCCGAAAAGCGGCCGCTCCACCCGGGTTCCGGTTTCCAGCGTCCTGATCTGA